Sequence from the Deinococcus ruber genome:
TCCGCCGTTCACCTCTGCCGAAGCGGCTTACCGACCCGACGCCCGCCGGGTGGCACTGGCCATTCGCCGCGTGCTGGAATTCTGATGCGCCCGGCAGAAAGGGGGCTTCAGGCGGTGCTGGACGTTCAGGTCACGCCCGCCATGACCGTGCAGTTTGCCGAACTGGGGCCACTTCATCCGGTCTATGCCACCTACGAGATCGCCCGTCATTTCGAGGAGGTGGGCCGCAAACTGCTGCTGCCGCTGCTGGAGGAAGGGGAAGAGGGGCTGGGAACAGCGGTGAGTGTGCAGCATCTGGCGTCGGCGCTGCCGGGCATGCGCGTGCGCCATACCGCCACGCTCGACCGACTGGAAGGCCGCCGCCTGTTCGTCAGCGTCAGCGCCGTCTCTGAACTGGGTGACGTGCTGGCAACCGGACACACCGAGCAGTACGTCAGCACAGCGGCACGCGTCCGGGCGGGCTTTGCCGAGCTGGAAGCCCGCTGGCACGCACACAGCAGCGGCAGGGGAGAGCAATGACGCAGCATGAACTCAGGTTGCCCGCGCTGGCCGAATCGGTGGTGGAGGGCGAGGTGCTGGCGTGGCGAGTGGCAGAAGGCGACCACGTGCAGGAAGGTCAGAGCGTGCTGGAGCTGATGACCGATAAGGTGACGGTGGAACTGCCCTCGCCGTTCAGCGGGCGAATCGGCAGGCTGTTGGTGGCCGAGGGCGAGGTGGTGGCGGTTGGAACCGTACTGGCACTGATCGAGAGTGGGGAGGTGCAGTCGCAGGAACCGCCTCCTGTCGCTGTTCCGGTGCCGCCGCCCGCTCCAGCGCCGTCCCAGCCTGCCCCTGTCAGCAACAGGGAAGAGCGCTCGATCATCGAATCGGCCAGTGCGGGCGCGGAAGATCCGGCTCTGCTGGCGGCGGTGTTCGCGGGATTTCAGCGGCCCAAATCTGCTTCCTCTGCCACAGGCACACCTGTTGCGGCGCGGGTGCTGGCGGTGCCCTCGGCGCGGCAACGGGCGCGGGAACTGGGCGTGCATCTGCCGGATGTCCGGGGCAGCGGCCCGAACGGAACGGTGCGGCGGGCCGACGTGAGTGTTCATCTGGCCCGCCCGGAAGCGCCTGCCGGTGTGCCCGCGTCGTCCGGCTGGCCCCCGCCCGCCCCGCCCGAGTACCGCACGCCTGCCGGGTCTGAACATCTGGAAACCCGCACGCCGTTCCGGGGGCAGCGGCGGGCGATCAGTCAGGCGCTGCTCGCCAGCACGCTGCACACCGCCCAGACGCACACTGTTCAGGAACTCGACTGCACCGCCCTGATGACCGAGCGAAAGGCACTTCAGCCGGATGCAGCAGCGTTGGGCGTCAAGCTGTCGTATCTGCCGTTCTTCCTGAAGGCGGCGGCGGCGGCGCTGGAGGCGTTCCCGGCCCTGAACAGCAGTCTGGATGTTGGGCGCGGCGAGGTCGTCACGAAGCGGTTTGTACATCTGGGCGTGGCTGTCAACACCGACGCGGGACTGATCGTGCCGGTGATCCGTGACGTGCCGCACAAGAGTCTGTTGACCCTGGCCCGTGAGGTCGCTGACCTCGGAGAACGCGCCCGTGCAGGAACCCTGAAGCCGTCCGAGATGCAGGACGCCACCTTCACGGTCTCGAATATCGGCGCGGTGGGAGCGTTGGTCGGCGTGCCCATCGTGACGCCCCCGGCAGTCGGCATTCTGTCGCTGCACAGCATCGTCAAGCGGCCCATC
This genomic interval carries:
- a CDS encoding thioesterase family protein, encoding MRPAERGLQAVLDVQVTPAMTVQFAELGPLHPVYATYEIARHFEEVGRKLLLPLLEEGEEGLGTAVSVQHLASALPGMRVRHTATLDRLEGRRLFVSVSAVSELGDVLATGHTEQYVSTAARVRAGFAELEARWHAHSSGRGEQ
- a CDS encoding dihydrolipoamide acetyltransferase family protein, with translation MTQHELRLPALAESVVEGEVLAWRVAEGDHVQEGQSVLELMTDKVTVELPSPFSGRIGRLLVAEGEVVAVGTVLALIESGEVQSQEPPPVAVPVPPPAPAPSQPAPVSNREERSIIESASAGAEDPALLAAVFAGFQRPKSASSATGTPVAARVLAVPSARQRARELGVHLPDVRGSGPNGTVRRADVSVHLARPEAPAGVPASSGWPPPAPPEYRTPAGSEHLETRTPFRGQRRAISQALLASTLHTAQTHTVQELDCTALMTERKALQPDAAALGVKLSYLPFFLKAAAAALEAFPALNSSLDVGRGEVVTKRFVHLGVAVNTDAGLIVPVIRDVPHKSLLTLAREVADLGERARAGTLKPSEMQDATFTVSNIGAVGALVGVPIVTPPAVGILSLHSIVKRPIAVVQDEEDVVTIRPMMYLTLGFDHRLVDGADAARFLSRLVELLEQPRRLYLQM